In Marinicauda algicola, one DNA window encodes the following:
- the gspD gene encoding type II secretion system secretin GspD, with translation MRTALACRAVAALLLGTAIAAGGPPVPAGSVAHAQQHTLNFRNAEIQAFIDDVSIVTGYTFIVDPEVRGQVTITSQTPLTEAEVFQVFLATLRTHGYAAVRTGPGVYQILPETEGARAGAPARGERDGDVFLTSVVRLHNVSAREAIRSVGPLVSQSGAVNASDAGNLVVIVDYASNVQAIEDVLRSMDRDTSVVEMITLENIAADEMAGILDRLREGMLAGEDETRFSVSIAAVPASNSLLLRGQPDAVAEMIGLARRVDAVSRSSQTFRVVYLSHADGAQLLPILEQFAATLDPAGGTPGAGQAGTSIAFHRATNAIIINGDPDTLRELDLVIRQLDIRRPQVVIEAIIVEISDTAARDLGVQYLLAGDGDDAVPFSYSRFGGNNVDLLSLTGALTSSGGLLDEDGTADTGSAAQLRQAAIASLLGSRGGLLGVGGQTDDGTLFGLILNALETDSDSNVLSKPSVTVLDNEEASILVGQEIPITTGEALGANNTNPFRQIERQDVGVQLDVTPQINEGDTIRLTIRQEVSSIAGPVSANFQELITNQREITTTVLADDGEIIVLGGLIESDQQYRDDQVPLLGDIPVAGRLFRNESNSERRRNLMVFIRPQIIRSAEDMRQVTRQNYGSMTAAQRRATRGNGSSLEDIVDMMLDGQDPFDRPLPETGETAPNE, from the coding sequence ATCCAGGCGTTCATCGACGATGTCTCTATCGTCACCGGCTACACCTTCATCGTCGATCCGGAGGTGCGCGGCCAGGTGACGATCACCTCGCAGACCCCGCTCACCGAGGCGGAGGTGTTCCAGGTCTTCCTCGCCACCCTGCGCACGCACGGCTATGCGGCGGTGCGCACCGGGCCGGGCGTCTACCAGATCCTGCCCGAGACCGAGGGGGCGCGCGCCGGCGCGCCCGCGCGCGGCGAACGCGACGGCGATGTCTTCCTCACCTCGGTCGTGCGCCTGCACAATGTCAGCGCCCGCGAAGCGATCCGATCGGTGGGGCCGCTCGTCAGCCAGTCCGGCGCGGTCAATGCCTCCGATGCCGGCAATCTCGTCGTCATCGTCGACTATGCCTCCAACGTGCAGGCGATCGAGGACGTGCTGCGCAGCATGGACCGCGACACCTCGGTCGTGGAGATGATCACCCTGGAGAACATCGCCGCCGACGAGATGGCCGGAATTCTCGACCGGCTGCGCGAGGGCATGCTCGCCGGCGAGGACGAGACGCGCTTCTCGGTCTCGATCGCGGCGGTTCCGGCCTCGAACTCGCTGCTGCTGCGCGGTCAGCCGGACGCGGTCGCCGAGATGATCGGCCTCGCCCGGCGCGTGGATGCCGTCAGCCGCTCCAGCCAGACCTTCCGCGTGGTCTATCTCAGTCATGCCGACGGGGCGCAGCTCCTGCCGATCCTGGAACAGTTCGCCGCCACGCTCGACCCGGCGGGCGGCACGCCCGGCGCCGGGCAGGCCGGGACCTCCATCGCCTTCCACCGCGCCACCAACGCGATCATCATCAACGGCGATCCCGACACGCTGCGCGAGCTCGACCTGGTCATCCGCCAGCTCGACATCCGGCGCCCGCAGGTCGTGATCGAGGCGATCATCGTGGAAATCTCCGACACCGCCGCGCGCGATCTCGGCGTCCAGTACCTGCTGGCGGGCGACGGCGACGACGCGGTGCCCTTCTCCTACTCGCGCTTTGGCGGCAACAACGTCGACCTGCTCTCGCTGACCGGCGCGCTGACGAGTTCCGGCGGCCTGCTGGACGAGGACGGGACCGCCGATACCGGCTCGGCCGCCCAGCTGCGACAGGCCGCCATCGCCTCCCTGCTCGGCAGCCGCGGCGGTCTGCTCGGCGTCGGCGGCCAGACCGATGACGGCACGCTGTTCGGCCTGATCCTCAACGCGCTGGAGACCGACAGCGATTCCAACGTGCTCTCCAAGCCCTCGGTGACCGTGCTCGACAACGAGGAGGCCTCCATCCTCGTCGGCCAGGAGATTCCGATCACCACCGGCGAGGCGCTCGGCGCGAACAACACCAACCCGTTCCGCCAGATCGAGCGCCAGGATGTGGGCGTCCAGCTCGATGTCACCCCGCAGATCAACGAGGGCGACACGATCCGCCTAACCATCCGCCAGGAGGTCTCCTCCATCGCCGGGCCGGTCAGCGCGAACTTCCAGGAGCTGATCACCAACCAGCGCGAGATCACCACCACGGTCCTCGCAGATGACGGCGAGATCATCGTCTTGGGCGGCCTGATAGAGAGCGACCAGCAGTATCGGGACGACCAGGTGCCGCTGCTGGGCGACATCCCCGTCGCCGGCCGGCTGTTCCGCAACGAGAGCAACAGCGAACGCCGGCGCAACCTCATGGTGTTCATTCGTCCCCAGATCATCCGCTCGGCCGAGGACATGCGCCAGGTGACCCGGCAGAACTACGGTTCGATGACCGCCGCGCAGCGCCGGGCCACGCGCGGCAACGGCTCGAGCCTGGAAGACATCGTCGACATGATGCTGGACGGGCAGGATCCGTTCGATCGCCCGCTTCCCGAGACCGGCGAGACCGCCCCGAATGAATGA
- a CDS encoding GspH/FimT family pseudopilin — MARPGPIHREAGFSLVETLVVVAVVAMMTAVAVLSVTGRQSAIEREAERLLARFGEARETALVTGGIVGFTPEADGSGYLFLTYRDGSWRDMPDHPALAPRRLPDGIRLYSEAGRTRRSPDAALAPAAWFDPTGIEGPFAFLLQDSDRDLRLVRDGQGVLRIEEEVR, encoded by the coding sequence ATGGCGCGGCCCGGGCCGATACACCGCGAGGCGGGCTTCTCGCTCGTGGAGACGTTGGTGGTCGTGGCGGTCGTCGCGATGATGACCGCGGTCGCCGTGCTCTCCGTGACCGGACGCCAGAGCGCGATCGAGCGCGAGGCCGAGCGCCTGCTCGCCCGCTTCGGCGAAGCGCGCGAGACCGCGCTGGTGACCGGTGGAATCGTCGGCTTCACGCCTGAGGCGGACGGGTCGGGCTATCTCTTCCTGACCTATCGCGACGGGAGCTGGCGCGACATGCCCGATCACCCCGCGCTCGCGCCGCGCCGCCTGCCCGACGGCATCCGGCTGTATTCCGAGGCGGGCCGCACGCGGCGCAGCCCGGACGCGGCGCTGGCGCCCGCAGCCTGGTTCGATCCGACCGGCATCGAGGGGCCGTTCGCCTTCCTGCTGCAGGACAGCGATCGCGACCTGCGCCTGGTGCGCGACGGGCAGGGCGTGCTGCGCATCGAGGAGGAGGTGAGGTGA
- the gspE gene encoding type II secretion system ATPase GspE, whose protein sequence is MNERTPIAYSFAKERGIALQPGERPVFVMREGADPLALVEARRVAGGGFPLELRDAKSYDRALSELYSFDGLGAGLEEAGEQDGTGESLSRLIDEIPKTEDLLDSASDAPIIRLINGLIAEAVRLSASDIHVEPFEDRVSVRFRVDGVLQETVSLSPRVAPPLVSRIKVMARLDIAEKRIPQDGRLTLTLGGKGIDVRVSTLPSRYGERVVLRLLDKESARFSLDQLGMAPQALADFRKAISQPNGIVLVTGPTGAGKTTTLYAGLNLLNDQTRNILTVEDPVEYAVPGVGQTQVNTKVGMTFAAGLRAILRQDPDVVMVGEIRDRETAEIAVQASLTGHLVLSTVHTNSAVAAIARLRDMGVESYLLASTLSAIVAQRLVRKLCDHCKQPHEADEAERELLGLAAGQSAILHRPVGCDSCKGLGFSGRRGVYEVAVVDEGLRTLIHDDARETDLARHAFKTRDTLYEAGIALALEGVTSLAEVLRVCREEGERAGV, encoded by the coding sequence ATGAATGAGCGTACGCCCATCGCCTACAGCTTCGCGAAGGAGCGCGGGATTGCGCTGCAGCCCGGCGAGCGGCCCGTCTTCGTGATGCGCGAGGGCGCCGACCCGCTCGCGCTCGTGGAGGCGCGCAGGGTGGCCGGCGGTGGCTTCCCGCTCGAGCTGCGCGACGCGAAGAGCTATGACAGGGCGCTGTCCGAACTCTACTCCTTCGACGGGCTCGGTGCCGGTCTGGAAGAGGCCGGCGAGCAGGATGGAACGGGAGAGAGCCTGTCGCGGCTCATCGACGAGATCCCCAAGACCGAGGACCTGCTCGACAGCGCATCGGACGCGCCGATCATCCGCCTGATCAACGGCCTCATCGCCGAGGCGGTGCGGCTTTCGGCCTCCGACATCCATGTCGAGCCCTTCGAGGACCGGGTCTCGGTGCGCTTCCGCGTCGACGGCGTGCTGCAGGAAACGGTCTCCCTGTCGCCGCGCGTCGCCCCGCCGCTGGTGAGCCGCATCAAGGTCATGGCCCGCCTCGACATCGCCGAAAAGCGCATCCCGCAGGACGGGCGCCTGACCCTGACGCTTGGCGGCAAGGGCATCGACGTGCGCGTCTCGACGCTTCCTTCGCGCTACGGCGAGCGGGTCGTGCTGCGCCTGCTCGACAAGGAAAGCGCGCGCTTCTCGCTCGACCAGCTGGGCATGGCTCCGCAGGCGCTCGCCGATTTCAGGAAGGCTATCTCCCAGCCGAACGGCATCGTGCTCGTGACCGGCCCCACGGGTGCGGGCAAGACGACGACGCTCTATGCCGGGCTGAACCTTCTCAACGACCAGACGCGCAACATCCTCACCGTGGAGGACCCGGTCGAGTACGCGGTGCCCGGCGTCGGCCAGACGCAGGTCAACACCAAGGTCGGCATGACCTTCGCGGCGGGGCTTCGCGCCATCCTGCGCCAGGACCCGGACGTGGTCATGGTCGGGGAGATCCGCGACCGCGAGACCGCCGAGATCGCGGTGCAGGCCTCGCTCACCGGCCATCTCGTGCTGTCGACCGTGCACACCAATTCGGCCGTCGCCGCGATCGCGCGCCTGCGCGACATGGGCGTGGAGAGCTATCTGCTGGCCTCGACCCTCTCGGCCATCGTCGCGCAGCGCCTGGTCCGCAAGCTCTGCGATCACTGCAAGCAGCCCCACGAGGCCGACGAGGCCGAGCGCGAGCTGCTGGGCCTCGCCGCGGGCCAGTCCGCGATACTCCACCGGCCCGTGGGCTGCGACTCCTGCAAGGGTCTCGGATTTTCCGGCCGGCGGGGCGTGTACGAGGTGGCCGTGGTCGACGAGGGGCTGCGCACGCTGATCCACGACGATGCGCGCGAGACAGATCTCGCCCGCCATGCGTTCAAGACGCGCGACACGCTCTACGAGGCCGGCATCGCGCTGGCGCTCGAGGGTGTGACGAGCCTTGCCGAAGTGTTGCGGGTCTGCCGCGAGGAGGGCGAGCGTGCCGGCGTTTGA
- the gspF gene encoding type II secretion system inner membrane protein GspF yields MPAFEYEALDPAGKRTKGLLSADSELAARRELRRRRMAPLKLHRAGEKPATAGVALPRLFAPAGLKPADLMSVTRQLSTLIGAGMPVEEAVGLIANQAEKTPVRRILMTVRGRVTEGERLSDAMAEHASSFPPVYRAMVAAGEGSGGLSQVLDRLADYLEKSEALKRRIGVAMIYPSVLGVLALVVVGVLMVFIVPRIAEQFTSLDVTLPLITRAMIALSEFLQAGWLWIALALFALVLAASVLSQRPGVKRAVDGLVLSLPWLGNFVRRIESARFARTMSILIASGAVLPDALRAARRASANAHFQDRIARVIEAVEQGSGLSDALRSTQWFPPLMVYMIASGERSGRLDDMFARAAEHLEAEVDGAVSVGLSLLEPGIIIVMGGLVAVIVLSILLPILRLNTLAMGG; encoded by the coding sequence GTGCCGGCGTTTGAGTACGAGGCCCTCGACCCGGCCGGCAAGCGCACGAAGGGATTGCTTTCGGCCGACAGCGAGCTTGCCGCCCGGCGCGAGCTGCGCCGCCGGCGCATGGCGCCCCTGAAGCTGCACCGCGCTGGCGAGAAGCCCGCCACGGCCGGGGTCGCCCTGCCGCGGCTCTTCGCCCCTGCGGGCCTCAAGCCCGCCGACCTGATGAGCGTCACGCGGCAGCTCTCGACCCTCATCGGAGCGGGCATGCCGGTGGAGGAGGCCGTCGGCCTCATCGCCAACCAGGCCGAGAAGACCCCGGTGCGGCGCATCCTGATGACGGTGCGCGGGCGCGTCACCGAGGGCGAGCGCCTGTCCGACGCCATGGCCGAGCATGCCTCCAGCTTCCCGCCGGTCTACCGCGCGATGGTGGCGGCCGGGGAGGGTTCCGGCGGGCTTTCCCAGGTGCTCGACCGGCTCGCCGACTATCTGGAGAAGTCCGAGGCGCTGAAGCGGCGCATCGGCGTGGCGATGATCTATCCGAGCGTGCTCGGCGTGCTCGCCCTCGTCGTGGTCGGCGTGCTGATGGTCTTCATCGTGCCGCGCATCGCCGAACAGTTCACCAGCCTGGACGTCACCCTGCCGCTGATCACGCGCGCCATGATCGCGCTGTCGGAATTCCTGCAGGCCGGCTGGCTCTGGATCGCCCTCGCACTCTTCGCTCTCGTCCTCGCCGCCAGTGTCCTGAGCCAGCGACCCGGCGTGAAGCGGGCGGTTGACGGACTCGTCCTCTCCCTGCCCTGGCTCGGCAATTTCGTGCGCCGGATCGAGAGCGCGCGGTTTGCCCGAACGATGTCGATCCTGATCGCCTCCGGGGCGGTGCTGCCGGACGCGCTGCGCGCCGCGCGCCGCGCCAGCGCCAACGCGCATTTCCAGGACCGGATCGCACGGGTCATCGAGGCGGTGGAGCAGGGCTCGGGCCTGTCCGACGCGCTGCGGTCCACGCAATGGTTTCCGCCACTTATGGTGTATATGATCGCGTCCGGTGAACGCTCGGGGCGGCTCGACGACATGTTCGCGCGTGCCGCCGAGCATCTCGAGGCGGAGGTGGACGGCGCGGTCAGCGTCGGGCTGAGCCTGCTCGAGCCGGGCATCATCATCGTCATGGGCGGGCTGGTGGCCGTGATCGTGCTCTCGATTCTCCTGCCCATACTGCGTCTGAATACCCTGGCCATGGGCGGATAG
- the gspJ gene encoding type II secretion system minor pseudopilin GspJ, with protein sequence MTRALRPDAGFTLTEVLVAVMIFAMISAIALAMLTTALQARDVHTAQMATIGEVQRARALLREDVGQLVLRPFRGPDGLTDGRLFAGDAEGTDPFRPAAPDEEREILVLTRAGWANPGGIQPRSTLQRVAWLYDGTTLKRRAWAYPDVTRESEPATITVLEEAGELRLEFLVRDRWMDGLTIPAGGEGRAIGPRAVRVSYTVPGLGRIEHVLPAPDSGPAS encoded by the coding sequence ATGACGCGCGCGCTACGACCGGATGCCGGCTTCACCCTGACCGAGGTCCTCGTCGCGGTGATGATCTTCGCGATGATCAGCGCCATCGCGCTCGCCATGCTCACGACGGCGCTGCAGGCCCGCGACGTTCATACCGCCCAGATGGCGACCATCGGCGAGGTGCAGCGCGCGCGGGCGCTGCTGCGCGAGGATGTCGGCCAGCTGGTGCTGCGCCCCTTCCGCGGTCCGGACGGGCTCACCGATGGCCGGCTGTTCGCGGGCGACGCGGAGGGCACCGACCCGTTCCGCCCGGCCGCCCCCGACGAGGAACGCGAGATCCTCGTCCTGACCCGCGCGGGCTGGGCCAATCCCGGCGGGATCCAGCCGCGTTCCACCCTGCAGCGGGTCGCCTGGCTCTATGACGGCACGACGCTCAAGCGCCGCGCCTGGGCCTATCCCGACGTCACACGCGAGAGCGAGCCGGCAACGATCACCGTGCTGGAGGAGGCCGGGGAGCTGCGGCTCGAATTCCTCGTCCGCGACCGCTGGATGGATGGGCTGACGATCCCGGCCGGCGGCGAGGGCAGGGCAATCGGACCGCGGGCTGTGCGCGTCTCCTACACCGTGCCGGGTCTCGGCCGGATCGAGCACGTGCTGCCGGCACCGGACAGCGGACCCGCGTCATGA
- the gspG gene encoding type II secretion system major pseudopilin GspG codes for MPGLRKHLSRKRAREAGFTLTEMMVVIVIIGLLSTVVVINVLPLLGGAREDKVRADLATLESSLTTFYATYGRYPTTDEGLEALVNPPREDRVAARYAEEGFIQRLPDDPWGNPYQYLSPGEHGRFDVYSLGADGRPGGQGDAADIGNWDL; via the coding sequence ATGCCGGGTCTTCGCAAGCATCTCTCCCGCAAGCGCGCGCGCGAGGCGGGCTTCACCCTGACCGAGATGATGGTCGTCATCGTCATCATCGGACTGCTGTCCACCGTGGTGGTGATCAACGTCCTGCCGCTGCTCGGCGGGGCGCGCGAGGACAAGGTGCGCGCCGACCTCGCCACTCTGGAAAGCTCGCTGACGACCTTCTACGCGACCTACGGGCGCTATCCCACGACAGACGAGGGCCTGGAGGCGCTGGTCAATCCGCCGCGCGAGGACCGGGTGGCCGCGCGCTATGCCGAGGAAGGCTTTATCCAGCGCCTGCCCGACGATCCCTGGGGCAATCCCTATCAGTATCTGTCGCCCGGCGAGCACGGCCGCTTCGACGTCTATTCGCTCGGCGCCGACGGGCGCCCGGGCGGGCAGGGCGATGCGGCCGATATCGGCAACTGGGACCTCTAG
- the gspM gene encoding type II secretion system protein GspM: MNLETLLAPLRQLWARQTAREQALLALCGGLIVLVLVWFLVLSPALSYRNAMRASFEAQLEDHLALVGGIERYRALAAASEAEAGSAAPLRTLVGASAREAGVAITRVQPLEDGQLSVWVDRVQEAELMAFLIGLSEAEGVRVTRMSLDREGDGLVRAQMVLARPGGAA; the protein is encoded by the coding sequence ATGAATCTCGAGACGCTCCTTGCGCCGCTGCGCCAGCTGTGGGCGCGCCAGACCGCCCGCGAACAGGCCCTCCTCGCGCTGTGCGGCGGACTGATCGTGCTGGTCCTGGTCTGGTTCCTCGTGCTGTCTCCGGCCCTGTCCTACCGCAATGCGATGCGCGCGAGCTTCGAGGCCCAACTCGAGGATCACCTCGCGCTCGTCGGCGGCATCGAGCGCTACCGGGCCCTGGCGGCGGCGAGCGAGGCCGAGGCGGGAAGCGCTGCGCCGCTGCGCACCCTCGTGGGGGCGAGCGCGCGCGAGGCCGGTGTCGCGATCACCCGCGTCCAGCCCCTCGAGGACGGCCAGCTCAGCGTCTGGGTCGACCGGGTTCAGGAGGCCGAGCTGATGGCATTCCTGATCGGGCTCTCCGAGGCCGAGGGCGTGCGCGTCACCCGCATGAGCCTCGACCGCGAGGGTGACGGGCTGGTACGCGCCCAGATGGTGCTCGCCCGGCCGGGAGGCGCCGCATGA
- the gspL gene encoding type II secretion system protein GspL → MSVLVVSLPPGGGTENARVPWALVGADGGLVAEGQIAPGEMPALPEGGRAERAVALMPAQDVFVRYLAVPGRSEREAAQAAPFLVEEELAAPLETQAVAVGPRDAEGRGWLLAVSKPVQARWRSYLAGLGVKPVHAVPDALLLDAHGGDLVVAAVDGTILFLTRAGDRLRPGGAGDDIGEQPAAGVPLCGGIDAELAEIVLPALGARVKPRRLLVSPDIDPALIAPDDSPIALKRQPAPDLRLEAACMPEAALARLPALFGEALVSGIDWAALARPWRRAAALAGIAVLGAAGLLVGEGLYYAQRAEAFYEASRELYRAELDERAIDPAAQIATRLRALGGAPGESEFLELAAALGAVAAASESVQLESVRYSAERGGLSVTATYPDFADFEAFRAAAEAAGLVIEDGGARQGETGVTGDFLVRLS, encoded by the coding sequence ATGAGCGTGCTCGTTGTGTCCCTTCCGCCGGGTGGCGGAACCGAGAATGCGCGCGTGCCCTGGGCGCTCGTTGGCGCCGATGGCGGACTTGTCGCCGAAGGGCAGATCGCGCCCGGCGAGATGCCGGCGCTGCCCGAGGGCGGCAGGGCCGAGCGCGCCGTTGCGCTGATGCCGGCCCAGGACGTCTTCGTGCGCTATCTCGCCGTGCCCGGACGCAGCGAGCGCGAAGCGGCGCAGGCGGCCCCCTTCCTCGTCGAGGAGGAACTCGCCGCGCCGCTGGAGACGCAGGCGGTCGCCGTCGGCCCGCGCGACGCGGAGGGACGCGGCTGGCTCCTCGCGGTCTCGAAACCGGTCCAGGCCCGCTGGCGCAGCTATCTCGCAGGGCTCGGCGTGAAACCGGTCCATGCTGTGCCCGACGCGCTCCTGCTCGACGCCCATGGCGGCGATCTCGTCGTCGCGGCGGTGGACGGGACGATCCTCTTCCTGACCCGGGCCGGCGACCGGCTGCGCCCGGGCGGGGCGGGCGATGATATCGGCGAGCAGCCGGCAGCCGGGGTGCCTCTGTGCGGCGGGATCGATGCCGAACTCGCCGAGATCGTGTTGCCCGCGCTCGGCGCGCGCGTGAAGCCGCGCCGCCTCCTGGTCAGTCCCGATATCGATCCGGCCCTCATCGCCCCCGACGACAGTCCGATCGCGCTCAAGCGCCAGCCTGCTCCCGACCTGCGCCTGGAGGCGGCCTGCATGCCGGAAGCCGCGCTTGCCCGGCTGCCCGCACTCTTCGGCGAGGCGCTGGTCTCGGGCATCGACTGGGCGGCGCTCGCAAGACCCTGGCGGCGCGCCGCGGCGCTCGCGGGCATCGCCGTGCTGGGCGCGGCGGGCCTGCTCGTCGGGGAGGGGCTCTACTACGCCCAGCGCGCGGAGGCGTTCTACGAGGCCTCGCGCGAGCTTTACCGGGCCGAGTTGGACGAGCGCGCCATCGATCCTGCCGCCCAGATCGCCACGCGCCTGCGCGCGCTCGGGGGAGCGCCGGGGGAAAGCGAGTTCCTGGAGCTCGCCGCGGCGCTCGGCGCGGTCGCGGCCGCCAGCGAGAGCGTGCAGCTGGAATCGGTGCGCTACAGCGCCGAGCGCGGCGGGCTGTCGGTGACGGCCACCTATCCCGATTTCGCCGATTTCGAGGCGTTCCGCGCCGCCGCCGAGGCCGCGGGCCTCGTCATCGAGGATGGCGGGGCGCGCCAGGGGGAGACCGGCGTGACCGGCGACTTCCTTGTGAGGCTGTCATGA
- the gspK gene encoding type II secretion system minor pseudopilin GspK, with product MKRLAGRREEGTALMTAILMTALMAVIAVELVDRTRFALFRTANADQRDEAYWYALGAREFAEGVILRSGPPGREVMRPGEAWAGDAQVFPIEGGTLVGEIRDGNNCLNLNALAGDGVEGEEERPALSAEDNRAMFSVLLERLGVPPDVIEPVKAQIVDWIDANTYREPRGAEDEVYRAFDPPLRAANQRLYEVEELLVLPAMTPQLFALIRPYVCVRDTSVQPPFNLNTLQLDQAVLLSALFQGRLSVGDAEAVLLERPPTGYESLDDFFARPVIAALEPDLALREAVTLRTRWFEIDVTVRLGETEFTLSELAELGPGGSMERRYQRFGAVR from the coding sequence ATGAAAAGGCTCGCCGGCCGCCGCGAGGAGGGCACGGCGCTGATGACGGCGATCCTGATGACGGCGCTCATGGCCGTCATCGCGGTCGAGCTCGTCGACCGCACCCGCTTCGCATTGTTCCGCACCGCCAATGCCGACCAGCGCGACGAGGCTTACTGGTATGCCCTCGGTGCGCGCGAGTTCGCGGAGGGCGTAATCCTGCGCTCCGGGCCGCCCGGACGCGAGGTGATGCGCCCCGGCGAAGCCTGGGCCGGGGATGCGCAGGTCTTCCCGATCGAGGGCGGCACGCTCGTCGGGGAGATCCGCGACGGCAATAACTGCCTCAATCTCAACGCTCTCGCCGGCGATGGCGTGGAGGGGGAGGAGGAGAGGCCGGCCCTGAGCGCCGAAGACAACCGCGCCATGTTCTCGGTTCTGCTCGAGCGCCTCGGCGTGCCGCCCGACGTGATCGAGCCGGTGAAGGCCCAGATCGTCGACTGGATCGATGCCAACACCTATCGCGAACCGCGCGGGGCGGAGGACGAGGTCTATCGCGCCTTCGATCCGCCGCTGCGCGCCGCGAACCAGCGACTGTACGAGGTGGAGGAGCTGCTCGTCCTGCCGGCGATGACGCCGCAGCTGTTCGCGCTGATCCGGCCCTATGTCTGCGTGCGCGACACCTCCGTCCAGCCGCCGTTCAACCTCAATACCCTGCAGCTCGACCAGGCCGTGCTGCTGTCGGCCCTGTTCCAGGGAAGGCTCAGTGTCGGAGATGCCGAAGCGGTCCTTTTGGAACGTCCCCCGACCGGTTATGAGAGCCTCGATGACTTCTTCGCCCGTCCCGTGATCGCGGCGCTCGAGCCCGATCTCGCCCTTCGCGAGGCCGTTACCTTGCGCACGCGCTGGTTCGAAATCGACGTCACGGTCCGCCTCGGCGAGACCGAGTTCACCCTGTCCGAGCTCGCCGAACTCGGGCCCGGCGGAAGCATGGAGCGCCGCTATCAGCGCTTTGGAGCCGTGCGATGA
- the gspN gene encoding type II secretion system protein N — protein sequence MRPLLLAIAGGTVFLATALAGLPARVVHDLALRPAGIEADLVTGPVWNARLYRLTLAGQPFSQASARLAFWPLLTGTARVEIEARDESATARGTLVARPGRIALRDASLAVEARRLPGVAGLPLTQTERIYAEIDRIVFEGGQCVEATGIVSTALLARLGPRYDLELPQLEGALGCAGDGVGLGYQGRSPVLEVTGSLRLGPDGYRWTSEAQTGEPGVIAVLLALGFDETGAAWRAEGEGRYR from the coding sequence ATGAGGCCGCTCCTCCTCGCGATCGCGGGCGGGACGGTCTTTCTGGCCACGGCCCTTGCCGGCCTGCCGGCCCGGGTGGTGCACGATCTCGCGCTGCGTCCGGCCGGCATCGAGGCCGATCTCGTCACCGGCCCGGTGTGGAATGCGCGCCTTTACCGGCTCACGCTCGCCGGCCAGCCGTTCTCCCAGGCAAGTGCGCGCCTGGCCTTCTGGCCGCTCCTGACCGGGACGGCGCGGGTGGAGATCGAGGCGCGCGACGAGAGCGCGACCGCCCGCGGCACTCTGGTCGCGCGGCCCGGCCGGATCGCCCTGCGCGATGCGAGCCTTGCCGTCGAGGCGCGCCGCCTGCCGGGCGTCGCCGGCCTTCCGCTGACCCAGACCGAACGCATCTACGCCGAGATCGACCGCATCGTCTTCGAGGGCGGGCAATGCGTCGAGGCGACCGGCATCGTCTCCACGGCGCTGCTCGCCCGGCTCGGCCCGCGCTACGATCTCGAGCTGCCGCAGCTCGAGGGCGCGCTCGGCTGCGCCGGGGACGGCGTCGGTCTCGGCTATCAGGGGCGCAGCCCGGTCCTTGAGGTGACGGGCTCGCTGCGCTTGGGACCGGACGGCTATCGCTGGACGAGCGAGGCGCAGACCGGCGAGCCGGGTGTGATCGCGGTCCTGCTTGCGCTAGGGTTCGACGAGACCGGCGCGGCCTGGCGCGCCGAGGGCGAGGGGCGCTACCGATGA
- the gspI gene encoding type II secretion system minor pseudopilin GspI: MSARRDPGFSLVEMLAALAVLSLAGLALMNAVTSAGRSAIHARERALAAIAAENVLTLALIEAHPLRGIEDDRGSYELAGTAYEWTIEVEDTPDAALRRVTLTLSDARGPVSELVTFRRRAS; encoded by the coding sequence GTGAGCGCGCGCCGCGATCCCGGGTTTTCCCTTGTCGAGATGCTTGCCGCTCTCGCGGTGCTCTCGCTCGCGGGCCTCGCCCTGATGAATGCGGTGACGTCCGCCGGGCGCAGCGCGATCCATGCCCGCGAGCGCGCCCTGGCCGCGATCGCGGCGGAAAACGTCCTGACGCTCGCCCTCATCGAGGCCCATCCGCTGCGCGGCATCGAGGACGATCGCGGCAGCTACGAGCTCGCAGGCACCGCCTACGAATGGACGATCGAGGTGGAGGACACGCCCGATGCCGCGCTGCGCCGCGTGACCCTGACGCTCAGCGACGCGCGCGGGCCCGTCAGCGAGCTCGTCACCTTCCGGCGGAGGGCGTCATGA